One Malania oleifera isolate guangnan ecotype guangnan chromosome 9, ASM2987363v1, whole genome shotgun sequence DNA segment encodes these proteins:
- the LOC131163800 gene encoding light-harvesting complex-like protein 3 isotype 2, chloroplastic: protein MAFFSPPLFHPLSLSPSPSSSKPQLTHKPYLSLRPRKVPFLISPKVAENGAGAGQTSAAAVEDQNAAQKIPESGPAGPDSTPEKGESSVGSNGSPATMVAKFENPRWVGGTWDVKQFQKDGKTDWDAVIDAEVRRRKWLEDSPQSSSNDDPVVFDTSIIPWWAWVKRFHLPEAELLNGRAAMIGFFMAYFVDGLTGLGLVDQMSNFFCKTLLLVAVVGVLLIRKNEDIETLKKLIEETTFYDKQWQATWKDETLGSFKND from the exons ATGGCCTTCTTCTCTCCTCCCCTCTTCCACCCCCTATCCCtatctccttctccttcttcttccaaACCCCAACTGACCCACAAGCCTTATCTCTCTCTCCGACCCAGGAAAGTCCCATTTCTCATTTCCCCAAAAGTTGCAGAGAACGGAGCCGGCGCAGGTCAGACCTCTGCCGCCGCCGTAGAGGACCAAAATGCTGCTCAGAAGATTCCAGAGTCTGGTCCGGCCGGCCCAGATTCGACACCGGAGAAGGGTGAGAGTTCTGTGGGCTCCAACGGGTCGCCGGCGACGATGGTAGCCAAGTTTGAGAATCCCAGATGGGTCGGTGGGACTTGGGACGTGAAGCAGTTTCAGAAAGACGGGAAGACTGATTGGGATGCTGTTATTGACGCCG AGGTTAGGAGGAGGAAATGGCTTGAGGATAGTCCTCAATCATCCAGTAATGATGATCCTGTTGTTTTTGACACCTCTATTATACCTTGGTGGGCGTGGGTAAAGAGGTTCCATCTTCCCGAAGCTGAACTACTCAATG GTCGTGCTGCAATGATTGGGTTCTTCATGGCTTATTTCGTGGATGGCTTGACTGGCTTAGGCCTTGTTGACCAAATGAGCAACTTCTTCTGCAAAACACTATTACTTGTAGCTGTAGTAGGAGTTCTTCTAATtcgaaagaatgaagacattGAGACACTGAAGAAGCTTATAGAGGAGACAACCTTCTACGACAAGCAATGGCAAGCAACCTGGAAGGATGAGACCCTTGGCAGTTTCAAGAATGACTAA
- the LOC131163799 gene encoding glutamate dehydrogenase-like produces MNALAATTRNFRNAARILRLDSKLEQSLLIPLREIKVECTIPKDDGTLVSYVGFRVQHDNARGPMKGGIRFHPQVDPDEVSALAQLMTWKTAVADIPYGGAKGGIGCDPAELTCRERERLTRVFTQKIHDCIGNHTDVPAPDMGTNSQTMAWILDEYSKFHGHSLAVVTGKPLELGGSLGREAATGRGVVFATEALLAEYGKSISNMKFVIQGFGNVGSWTARLVHEQGGKVIAVSDITGAVKNPNGIDIPALLKHQESTGCLKNFPGGDPMDPNELLVEDCDVLIPCALGGVLDRENAADVKAKFIIEGANHPTDPEADEILSQKGVIILPDIYANSGGVTVSYFEWVQNIQGFLWDEERVNNELQRYMKKGFKDIKAMCQTHDCSLRMGAFTLGVNRVARATLLRGWGA; encoded by the exons ATGAACGCTCTCGCAGCCACCACCCGGAACTTCCGCAACGCAGCGCGCATTCTGCGGTTGGACTCCAAGCTCGAGCAGAGCCTTCTCATCCCCCTCAGAGAAATCAAA GTTGAGTGCACGATCCCAAAGGACGACGGGACTTTGGTCTCGTACGTTGGATTCAGAGTACAACACGACAATGCACGAGGTCCCATGAAAGGAGGCATCCGTTTTCATCCTCAG GTCGATCCAGACGAAGTGAGCGCCCTGGCGCAGCTAATGACATGGAAGACGGCGGTGGCCGATATCCCGTACGGCGGCGCCAAGGGTGGAATAGGATGCGACCCGGCGGAGTTGACTTGCCGGGAAAGGGAACGCCTCACCCGCGTCTTCACCCAGAAAATTCACGACTGCATTGGGAATCACACGGATGTTCCCGCCCCTGACATGGGAACCAATTCCCAG ACAATGGCTTGGATTCTGGACGAGTATTCGAAGTTCCATGGGCATTCTCTGGCTGTTGTTACAGGGAAGCCACTC GAGCTCGGAGGATCGCTGGGTCGGGAGGCTGCGACGGGGCGCGGAGTGGTTTTTGCAACAGAGGCTCTACTGGCAGAATATGGAAAATCAATTTCCAATATGAAGTTCGTCATCCAG GGTTTTGGAAATGTGGGATCTTGGACAGCCAGGCTTGTTCATGAGCAAGGGGGGAAGGTCATTGCGGTTAGTGACATTACAGGTGCTGTGAAAAACCCGAACGGGATCGATATCCCGGCTCTGCTGAAACACCAGGAAAGCACTggttgtctgaagaatttcccaGGAGGAGATCCTATGGATCCAAACGAGTTGCTTGTTGAGGATTGTGATGTTCTCATTCCTTGCGCCTTGGGTGGTGTTCTCGACAG GGAAAATGCTGCTGATGTGAAGGCAAAGTTTATAATAGAAGGTGCAAATCATCCTACCGATCCCGAAGCAGATGag ATTTTGTCGCAGAAAGGAGTCATCATTCTCCCCGACATATATGCAAACTCTGGAGGCGTGACAGTGAGCTACTTTGAATGGGTTCAG AACATTCAAGGGTTCTTGTGGGATGAAGAGAGAGTAAACAATGAGCTTCAGAGGTACATGAAGAAGGGTTTTAAGGACATTAAGGCAATGTGTCAAACCCATGACTGCAGCCTCCGAATGGGGGCCTTCACCCTGGGCGTGAACCGGGTGGCACGAGCTACCCTCTTGAGGGGTTGGGGAGCTTGA